The Halanaerobium praevalens DSM 2228 genome contains a region encoding:
- the fba gene encoding class II fructose-1,6-bisphosphate aldolase: protein MNLVPMADILQDAHQKTYAVGGFNINNMEFLQGIMMGAEELNSPVILQASEGAIRYIGMDYVMQMVEAATKNTEIPVALHLDHGSDFESIMKCIRAGFSSVMIDASKLPFAENIALTKKVVEAAHNVGVSVEAELGTIGGTEDDHTVAEKDAMYTDPDQAKEFIEATGVDALAIAIGTAHGVYEGEPELDFERLDKIKKLIEMPVVLHGASGISAADLKTGVKYGVNKVNVNTDFQQVFTAKVKEIFTEKPKLYDPRKYCGPGREAIAAKVKEKIKILGSDNQAW, encoded by the coding sequence ATGAATTTAGTTCCAATGGCAGATATTTTACAAGATGCTCATCAAAAGACATATGCAGTAGGTGGATTTAATATTAATAATATGGAATTCTTACAGGGAATTATGATGGGAGCAGAAGAACTTAACTCTCCTGTTATTTTACAAGCAAGTGAAGGTGCAATTCGTTATATTGGTATGGATTATGTAATGCAGATGGTAGAAGCTGCTACTAAAAATACTGAAATTCCAGTTGCCTTACACCTTGATCATGGTAGTGATTTTGAAAGTATTATGAAATGTATTAGAGCTGGATTTTCTTCAGTTATGATCGATGCTTCCAAATTACCTTTTGCAGAAAATATTGCTTTAACTAAAAAAGTTGTAGAAGCTGCTCACAATGTTGGGGTTAGTGTTGAAGCTGAGCTCGGAACAATTGGGGGAACAGAAGATGACCATACAGTTGCCGAAAAAGATGCAATGTATACTGATCCAGACCAAGCTAAAGAATTTATAGAAGCAACTGGAGTAGATGCTCTAGCAATTGCAATTGGTACTGCTCATGGAGTTTATGAAGGTGAACCTGAATTAGATTTTGAAAGACTTGATAAAATTAAAAAATTAATTGAGATGCCTGTAGTTTTACATGGTGCTTCTGGTATTTCTGCTGCTGATCTAAAAACAGGTGTTAAATATGGAGTAAATAAAGTTAATGTTAACACTGATTTCCAGCAGGTATTTACTGCTAAAGTAAAAGAAATTTTTACTGAAAAGCCAAAATTATATGATCCACGTAAATATTGTGGACCTGGTAGAGAAGCAATTGCAGCCAAAGTTAAAGAAAAAATTAAGATTTTAGGTAGTGACAACCAAGCCTGGTAA
- a CDS encoding enoyl-CoA hydratase/isomerase family protein → MAKMAGELVKSDFKAPITTVKLNRPQVLNAYNADLLTQLEATLKQISDSDQIAAVILTSVGNKAFSVGGDIDYLENLSSKEAQALSKRGQKLCELIESMPQVVIAAVDGYALGGGMEITLACDLRLASTRSRFGQPEVKLGMIPAFGGTQRLPRLIGEGEAKELLYTGEIIDSTLAYNLGLINKVVTPRSLLAEAEELALKITERSTKAVEYIKKAINQKHSQNNQSALEYESQAFAECFKTKDHRLRIREIQKIIKADS, encoded by the coding sequence ATGGCAAAAATGGCAGGAGAACTTGTTAAATCTGATTTTAAAGCTCCAATAACCACGGTTAAACTTAATCGACCTCAGGTTTTAAATGCTTATAATGCAGATTTATTAACTCAACTAGAAGCGACTTTAAAGCAAATTTCTGACTCAGATCAGATAGCAGCTGTTATTTTGACTTCGGTTGGGAATAAAGCTTTTTCAGTTGGAGGCGATATTGATTATCTAGAAAATCTAAGCAGTAAAGAGGCTCAGGCCTTGTCCAAAAGAGGTCAAAAACTTTGTGAGCTAATTGAGTCCATGCCTCAGGTAGTAATTGCTGCTGTAGATGGTTATGCTTTAGGTGGAGGAATGGAAATTACTTTAGCCTGTGATTTGCGTTTAGCTTCAACTCGTTCTCGTTTTGGTCAGCCAGAAGTAAAGCTAGGAATGATCCCTGCTTTTGGTGGGACTCAGCGCTTACCGCGTTTAATTGGAGAAGGAGAGGCCAAAGAGCTGTTATATACAGGAGAAATTATTGATTCGACTTTAGCCTATAACTTAGGTTTGATCAATAAGGTAGTTACTCCCCGTAGTTTATTGGCAGAGGCAGAGGAGCTGGCCCTTAAAATAACCGAGCGCTCAACTAAAGCAGTTGAGTATATCAAAAAAGCTATTAATCAGAAACATTCTCAAAACAATCAGTCCGCTCTCGAATATGAGAGTCAGGCTTTTGCTGAATGTTTTAAAACTAAAGATCACCGGCTTCGCATTCGAGAAATTCAAAAAATAATTAAAGCTGATAGCTAA
- a CDS encoding CTP synthase, with translation MTKYIFVTGGVVSALGKGITAASLGRLLKSRGLKISIQKFDPYINYDPGTMSPYQHGEVFVTDDGAETDLDLGHYERFIDTNLSQSNNVTTGKIYGSVIEKERRGDYLGATVQVIPHITDEIKDRITRVGRETNADVVLTEIGGTVGDIESLPFLEAIRQLKNDLGRDNILYLHCTLIPYLKAAGELKTKPTQHSIKEMRGIGIQPDIVVCRSEKELTQEVKDKISLFGNVDQKDVIQLVDAEHIYEVPLMLEKEGMAENVINKLKLEEAVSEPELENWIELVEKIKDRDHKVKIGIVGKYVELPDAYISIAESFDHAGIANNCEVEIEYIYAEGLENLNQAEADLGDLDGILVPGGFGERGIEGKLKAVEYARKNKIPYFGICLGMQCAVIEYARNELNLENANSSEFDQTEKEPVIALMPDQHDVEDMGGTMRLGLYPCKLEEGSLSRKAYASEVIYERHRHRYEFNNRYRQQIEASKMTLTGLSPDERLVEIVEIKDHPWFVGVQFHPEFKSRPNRPHPLFVSFIKAALAQQK, from the coding sequence ATGACCAAGTATATTTTTGTAACAGGAGGAGTGGTTTCTGCTCTTGGTAAAGGAATAACTGCAGCTTCTTTAGGAAGACTGCTTAAAAGTAGAGGCCTTAAAATAAGTATTCAGAAATTTGATCCCTATATTAACTATGATCCAGGTACAATGAGCCCTTATCAACATGGTGAGGTTTTTGTTACAGATGATGGAGCCGAAACAGATTTAGATTTAGGCCATTATGAGCGTTTTATTGATACAAATTTAAGTCAGAGTAATAATGTAACAACTGGTAAAATTTATGGTTCTGTAATTGAAAAAGAGCGTCGTGGTGATTATTTAGGAGCAACAGTTCAGGTTATACCACATATTACAGACGAAATTAAGGACAGAATAACTAGAGTTGGTAGAGAAACTAATGCTGATGTTGTTTTAACAGAAATAGGTGGAACAGTTGGTGATATAGAAAGTTTGCCTTTTTTAGAGGCTATTAGACAGCTCAAAAACGATTTAGGCCGAGATAATATTCTTTATCTGCATTGTACTTTAATTCCTTATCTGAAAGCAGCTGGTGAATTAAAAACAAAACCAACCCAACATAGTATTAAAGAAATGCGTGGAATCGGAATTCAGCCTGATATAGTTGTCTGCCGTTCCGAAAAAGAATTAACTCAAGAAGTAAAAGATAAAATTTCTTTATTTGGAAATGTAGATCAAAAAGATGTAATTCAGCTTGTTGATGCAGAACATATTTACGAAGTACCTCTAATGTTAGAAAAAGAAGGTATGGCGGAAAATGTAATTAACAAATTAAAATTAGAAGAAGCAGTTTCAGAGCCAGAACTTGAAAACTGGATTGAGCTTGTAGAAAAAATTAAAGACAGAGATCATAAAGTTAAAATTGGAATAGTAGGTAAATATGTTGAACTACCAGATGCCTATATCAGTATTGCCGAATCTTTTGATCATGCTGGAATTGCTAATAATTGTGAAGTAGAAATAGAATATATTTATGCAGAGGGTTTAGAAAACTTAAATCAGGCAGAAGCAGATTTAGGAGATTTAGATGGAATCTTAGTTCCAGGTGGATTTGGTGAACGGGGAATTGAAGGTAAACTAAAAGCTGTAGAATATGCTCGCAAAAATAAAATTCCTTATTTCGGAATCTGTCTTGGAATGCAGTGTGCTGTAATTGAATATGCTCGCAATGAGCTTAATTTAGAAAATGCCAATAGTTCTGAGTTTGATCAGACAGAAAAAGAACCAGTAATTGCTTTAATGCCTGATCAGCATGATGTAGAAGATATGGGAGGAACAATGCGTTTAGGCCTTTATCCTTGTAAACTAGAGGAAGGCAGCTTAAGTCGTAAAGCTTATGCTAGTGAAGTTATTTATGAGCGTCACCGTCATCGTTATGAATTTAATAATCGCTATCGCCAGCAAATAGAAGCCTCAAAAATGACTTTAACTGGGCTTTCTCCAGATGAGAGATTAGTAGAAATAGTAGAAATCAAAGATCATCCTTGGTTTGTTGGGGTTCAGTTCCACCCAGAATTTAAATCGCGTCCAAATAGACCTCATCCTTTATTTGTCAGCTTTATTAAAGCAGCTTTAGCCCAACAAAAATAG
- the argS gene encoding arginine--tRNA ligase — protein MKKNLQAAVEAELVSFLVESVKKAIFAGDLDLEKVPEVSIEVPREKEHGDYATNLAMVLAGKAGMNPRKIAEIIVANFESEIVESTNIAGPGFINFKLNNAWLWNNLKLITERGADYGKIDAGKGKSVQVEFVSANPTGPLHVGHSRGAVVGDVTASIMETAGYDVEREYYINDAGNQMDILAESTLLRYREILGEEIEMPEDVYAGDYIKEIAQELYAEYGADLIEKEESKKLEICREYAYQKMLKNIEADLGEFGIEFDNWFSERSLHPDKIEAAIEILKEKGYIFEEEDALWFKATDFGDDKDRVIIKSDGSPTYLAADMAYHLDKLERGFDKLINVWGADHHGYIPRVRAVIEAFGHKPDKLEVIVVQMVTLLRNGKKMPMSKRAGSFVTMNEVNKEVGIDAARYYYVMRSTDSHLDFDLELAKEESTNNPVYYVQYAHARIHSIIDNSELEAKAENLDLLTHESEIALMKMLAKFPEEIKMSAESRQPHHLTTYAYDLATEFHSFYNNCRVNTDSKELAEARLYLVNAARQVLKNVLTVLGISAPEQM, from the coding sequence TTGAAAAAAAATTTACAGGCCGCTGTAGAAGCTGAATTGGTTAGCTTTTTGGTCGAAAGTGTAAAAAAAGCTATTTTTGCTGGAGATTTAGACTTAGAAAAGGTGCCTGAAGTTTCGATTGAAGTACCTAGAGAAAAAGAACATGGTGATTATGCAACTAATTTGGCCATGGTTTTAGCGGGAAAGGCCGGGATGAACCCTCGCAAGATTGCCGAAATTATAGTTGCTAACTTTGAAAGTGAGATTGTGGAGTCCACAAATATTGCTGGCCCGGGATTTATTAACTTTAAATTAAATAATGCTTGGCTGTGGAATAACTTAAAGTTAATTACTGAAAGAGGAGCAGACTATGGTAAAATCGATGCTGGCAAGGGAAAAAGTGTTCAGGTAGAGTTTGTATCTGCAAACCCAACTGGACCTTTACATGTTGGTCATAGTCGGGGAGCAGTAGTAGGAGATGTTACAGCTTCAATTATGGAAACAGCTGGCTATGATGTAGAAAGAGAATACTATATTAATGATGCTGGTAATCAGATGGATATTTTAGCAGAGTCCACCCTTTTAAGATATAGAGAGATTTTGGGTGAAGAAATTGAAATGCCAGAAGATGTTTATGCAGGTGACTATATTAAGGAAATAGCCCAAGAACTATATGCTGAATATGGAGCAGATTTAATTGAAAAAGAAGAATCTAAAAAACTTGAAATTTGTCGAGAATATGCTTATCAAAAAATGTTAAAAAATATTGAAGCTGATCTAGGCGAATTTGGAATTGAATTTGATAATTGGTTTAGTGAGCGGAGTCTCCACCCTGATAAAATTGAAGCAGCAATAGAGATTTTAAAAGAAAAGGGCTATATTTTTGAAGAAGAAGATGCTCTTTGGTTTAAAGCAACTGATTTTGGTGATGATAAAGACCGAGTAATTATTAAATCAGATGGTTCTCCAACTTATTTAGCTGCTGATATGGCTTATCATTTAGATAAACTTGAGCGTGGTTTTGATAAGTTAATCAATGTTTGGGGAGCAGACCACCATGGTTATATTCCCCGTGTAAGAGCAGTTATTGAAGCTTTTGGTCACAAGCCAGATAAATTAGAAGTAATTGTAGTGCAAATGGTTACTTTACTGCGGAACGGTAAAAAAATGCCAATGTCTAAAAGAGCTGGTAGTTTTGTAACTATGAATGAAGTAAATAAAGAAGTTGGAATCGATGCTGCCCGTTATTATTATGTAATGCGGAGCACAGATAGTCACCTTGATTTTGACCTTGAATTAGCCAAAGAAGAATCAACTAATAATCCAGTTTATTATGTTCAATATGCTCATGCTAGAATCCATAGTATTATTGATAATTCTGAATTAGAAGCTAAGGCAGAAAACCTTGATTTATTAACACATGAATCAGAAATTGCCTTAATGAAGATGTTAGCTAAGTTCCCAGAAGAAATTAAGATGAGTGCAGAATCAAGACAGCCTCATCATTTAACAACTTATGCTTATGACCTTGCAACTGAGTTCCATTCGTTTTATAATAATTGTCGGGTAAATACTGATAGCAAAGAATTAGCAGAAGCTAGATTATATTTAGTTAATGCAGCGCGTCAGGTATTGAAAAATGTTTTAACTGTTTTAGGTATTAGTGCCCCAGAACAAATGTAA
- a CDS encoding DUF1934 domain-containing protein translates to MTKKVSIKLENEQKLINDQELQQFKNHYQGDFYLKNQKLYLSYQDDAEGIDGAQTILKIDPSQERVLLLRQDPAAMKQDFSSGSKKPGYFKTAYGEIKLAVKTKSLVMELEAESGLIEIDYQVYLGGELNAEHRLKINYKVVN, encoded by the coding sequence ATGACTAAAAAAGTTTCTATTAAATTAGAAAATGAACAAAAATTAATTAATGATCAAGAATTACAGCAGTTTAAAAATCATTATCAAGGTGATTTTTATTTAAAAAACCAAAAATTATATTTAAGTTACCAAGATGATGCCGAAGGCATAGATGGAGCTCAGACTATTCTTAAAATTGATCCAAGCCAAGAAAGAGTACTGCTCTTAAGGCAGGATCCAGCAGCGATGAAACAAGATTTTAGTTCTGGTTCTAAAAAACCAGGCTATTTTAAAACTGCTTATGGAGAAATTAAATTAGCTGTTAAAACTAAAAGCTTAGTTATGGAGCTAGAGGCTGAATCAGGTTTAATAGAAATTGATTATCAAGTTTATTTAGGTGGGGAGCTCAATGCAGAACACCGTTTAAAAATAAATTATAAAGTAGTAAATTAA
- the trxA gene encoding thioredoxin: MNKPVKVTDQNFESEVLKADGKVLVDFWAEWCGPCRMIAPVLEELAAEYGDQIKVVKLNVDENQKTAAEYEVMSIPTMLVMEAGEVTDKLVGYLPKNKLVQELGLE; the protein is encoded by the coding sequence ATGAATAAGCCAGTAAAAGTAACAGATCAAAATTTTGAGAGTGAAGTTTTAAAAGCAGATGGAAAAGTTTTAGTTGATTTTTGGGCAGAATGGTGTGGGCCTTGTCGCATGATAGCACCTGTTTTAGAAGAATTAGCTGCTGAATATGGGGATCAAATTAAAGTAGTTAAATTAAATGTTGATGAAAATCAAAAAACAGCTGCTGAATATGAGGTAATGAGTATTCCTACAATGTTAGTTATGGAAGCTGGGGAAGTTACTGATAAATTAGTTGGCTATCTGCCAAAAAATAAATTAGTGCAAGAACTTGGTTTAGAATAG
- the pdo gene encoding protein disulfide oxidoreductase: MAKIDREEKNKIKNLFANKLKDEVKLLFFAEAEACQYCADTEEILSELTALDEKVNYEKYSLASSQAEEFKVDKVPAIVILDQAGQDLGIRFYGIPSGYEFTSLVEDIIDVSDQENIDLKAKIKAEIKAIDFEVLLQVFITPTCPYCPRAVRAAHQMAILNPKIRGEMIEAMEFEELTASFDVAGVPKTVINSGAAEQVGAVPAKTILKKIKALDLAVK; encoded by the coding sequence GTGGCAAAGATAGATAGGGAAGAAAAAAATAAAATTAAAAATTTGTTTGCTAATAAATTAAAAGATGAGGTTAAGTTGCTTTTCTTTGCTGAAGCTGAAGCTTGTCAGTATTGTGCTGATACAGAAGAAATTTTAAGTGAACTGACTGCTTTAGATGAAAAAGTAAATTATGAAAAATATTCATTAGCTAGCAGTCAGGCAGAAGAATTTAAGGTGGATAAAGTACCAGCAATTGTGATTTTAGATCAGGCTGGCCAGGATTTAGGAATCCGTTTTTATGGAATCCCTTCTGGCTATGAATTTACTTCTTTAGTTGAAGATATTATTGATGTATCTGATCAAGAAAATATTGATTTAAAAGCTAAAATTAAAGCAGAAATTAAGGCAATTGACTTTGAGGTCTTACTCCAGGTTTTTATAACTCCAACTTGTCCTTATTGTCCACGGGCAGTTAGAGCTGCTCATCAGATGGCAATTTTAAATCCTAAAATTAGAGGAGAAATGATAGAGGCCATGGAGTTTGAAGAGTTAACTGCTAGCTTTGATGTAGCTGGAGTTCCTAAAACAGTAATTAATTCTGGAGCTGCAGAACAAGTGGGAGCAGTACCAGCCAAAACAATTTTGAAAAAAATAAAAGCATTGGACTTGGCAGTAAAATAA
- a CDS encoding aminopeptidase → MTKEKKNKNSYEAKNAWTEMKEDERAEVFAFNKNYADFLTENKTEREFAGAAIAKLEAAGFKNIKEYKSLEKGDKVYIENRSRALMAAVIGEKDLKEGLKIVGSHIDSPRLDLKPNPLYEDGEMAMFKTHYYGGVKKYQWVTMPLALHGLVVKDDGSQIEIKIGEKADDPVFFISDVLPHLGKKQMKKSMTEGISGEQLNVVVGSIPVADSEAKDKIKAALLNHLKAEYDFQEEDFISADLQVVPAFKTRDAGFDRGLLAGYGHDDRVCSYTALEAILDLNDPLYTSVVLLMDREEVGSMGSTGMQSHFFEDQVANLVDLYYSDYSELIVRKVMQNSKVLSADVSAAYDPDFAEVYAKHNSAYLGKGIVISKYTGSRGKAGASEASAEFMGEIRGLFNQAGVVWQTAELGKIDEGGGGTIAQFLANYNMDVLDCGPAVLSMHSPYEVVSKADVYHSYLAYNVFLEK, encoded by the coding sequence ATGACTAAAGAAAAAAAGAATAAAAATTCATATGAGGCTAAAAATGCCTGGACAGAGATGAAAGAAGATGAGCGAGCAGAAGTCTTTGCTTTTAACAAAAACTATGCAGATTTTTTAACTGAAAATAAAACAGAAAGAGAATTTGCTGGGGCAGCTATTGCGAAATTAGAAGCTGCTGGTTTTAAAAATATTAAAGAGTACAAAAGCCTTGAAAAAGGTGACAAGGTTTATATAGAAAATCGTTCTCGAGCTTTAATGGCAGCTGTAATTGGAGAAAAAGATCTAAAAGAAGGTTTAAAAATTGTAGGTAGTCACATTGATTCTCCAAGACTTGATTTAAAACCTAATCCACTTTATGAAGATGGAGAAATGGCCATGTTTAAAACTCATTACTATGGTGGAGTCAAAAAATATCAATGGGTAACTATGCCTTTAGCTTTACATGGTTTAGTTGTTAAAGATGATGGTAGTCAGATAGAAATTAAAATTGGAGAAAAAGCAGATGATCCAGTTTTCTTTATTAGTGATGTTTTACCACATTTAGGTAAAAAACAAATGAAAAAATCAATGACTGAGGGAATTAGTGGAGAACAATTAAATGTTGTTGTGGGCAGTATTCCAGTAGCTGATTCTGAAGCCAAAGATAAAATAAAAGCAGCTTTATTAAATCATTTAAAAGCTGAATATGATTTCCAAGAAGAAGATTTTATTAGTGCTGATTTACAGGTTGTTCCTGCTTTTAAAACTAGAGATGCTGGTTTTGATAGAGGTTTACTTGCAGGTTATGGTCATGATGATCGCGTCTGCAGTTATACTGCTTTAGAAGCAATTTTAGATTTAAATGATCCTTTATATACTTCTGTAGTTTTATTAATGGATCGGGAAGAAGTAGGAAGTATGGGTTCTACTGGTATGCAGTCTCATTTCTTTGAAGATCAAGTTGCTAATTTAGTTGATCTTTATTATAGTGATTATAGTGAATTGATTGTTAGAAAAGTAATGCAAAATTCTAAGGTGCTTTCTGCTGATGTTAGTGCAGCTTATGACCCTGATTTTGCTGAAGTTTATGCTAAACATAATTCCGCCTATTTAGGTAAAGGGATTGTTATCTCTAAATATACAGGTTCCCGCGGTAAAGCTGGTGCTTCTGAAGCTAGTGCTGAGTTTATGGGAGAAATTAGAGGGCTCTTTAATCAGGCTGGAGTTGTTTGGCAGACAGCTGAGCTAGGAAAAATAGATGAGGGTGGTGGAGGCACTATCGCTCAATTTTTAGCTAATTATAATATGGATGTTTTAGATTGTGGTCCAGCTGTGCTTTCAATGCATTCTCCCTATGAAGTTGTAAGTAAGGCAGATGTTTATCACTCTTATTTAGCTTATAATGTATTTTTAGAAAAATAA
- a CDS encoding response regulator transcription factor, giving the protein MGAKKVLIIDDDPHIIKILQDYLKFEDFKVRVAENTEIGYSILAKDEIDLLLLDIMLPNENGLEFCQRVRKDFDLAIIFLSAKTEAQAKITGLELGADDYIGKPFSPQEVIARIKAVLRRYDSGAAADNCLQFGALKINKQEHYLKYKGENIDLTPKEFSLLWHLAQNPKKVFRRKNLLKAVWGYDYFGDVRTVDTHIKSLRQKLGEAAAAIETVWGVGYKFKAQAL; this is encoded by the coding sequence ATGGGAGCCAAAAAAGTTTTAATTATTGATGATGACCCCCATATTATAAAAATTTTGCAAGATTATTTAAAATTCGAGGACTTTAAAGTTCGAGTAGCGGAAAATACTGAAATTGGATATTCAATTTTAGCAAAAGATGAGATAGACCTCTTATTGTTGGATATTATGCTCCCAAATGAAAACGGTTTAGAATTTTGTCAGCGAGTTAGAAAAGATTTTGACTTAGCAATAATTTTTTTAAGTGCTAAAACTGAGGCTCAAGCTAAAATAACTGGTTTAGAGCTGGGAGCAGATGATTATATTGGTAAGCCCTTTAGTCCCCAGGAGGTTATTGCTCGGATCAAGGCTGTTTTAAGGCGCTATGATAGTGGTGCAGCAGCTGACAATTGTCTGCAGTTTGGAGCTTTAAAAATCAATAAGCAGGAACATTATTTAAAATATAAAGGAGAGAATATTGATTTAACTCCTAAAGAATTTTCACTACTGTGGCATTTGGCTCAAAATCCTAAAAAAGTTTTTCGTCGCAAAAATTTATTGAAAGCTGTTTGGGGTTATGATTATTTTGGTGATGTAAGGACAGTTGATACTCATATTAAGTCTTTAAGACAAAAATTAGGAGAAGCAGCTGCAGCTATTGAAACAGTTTGGGGAGTTGGCTATAAATTTAAAGCTCAGGCTTTATAG
- a CDS encoding RNA-guided endonuclease TnpB family protein, producing MPSVRRQEKVGSIIMENLENIRNTTKSLNRADRNIHSWTFYQLQQFIEYKAELAGIKVEYINPKYTSQSCSRCAKVKKSNRKANLYSCECGNHIHSDLNASRNIANKYLEQQSA from the coding sequence GTGCCGAGCGTAAGACGGCAGGAGAAAGTTGGTTCTATAATTATGGAGAATCTAGAGAATATCCGAAATACTACTAAGAGTCTTAATAGAGCTGATAGAAACATCCATAGCTGGACTTTTTATCAACTTCAACAGTTTATTGAATACAAAGCTGAATTAGCTGGGATTAAGGTGGAATATATAAATCCAAAGTACACTTCCCAGAGTTGTTCTAGATGTGCTAAAGTTAAAAAATCTAACCGCAAAGCTAATCTATACTCTTGTGAGTGTGGTAATCATATCCACTCTGATTTAAATGCAAGTCGTAATATAGCTAATAAATATTTAGAACAACAATCTGCTTAG
- a CDS encoding transposase — MGKASLFYKKGKWYFAVTIKIEAKKTTNSNLMGVDIGLRQLAVASVKNPHGKEINRQFYNGKQAGFIRKKYRMLRKKLGQSKKIKAIKNINDKEQRRMTDLNHKISRQLINLLCCDGPVGQVSAARRKKCRA, encoded by the coding sequence TTGGGTAAAGCCAGTCTCTTCTACAAAAAAGGTAAATGGTATTTTGCTGTAACAATTAAAATTGAAGCTAAAAAAACCACTAACTCTAATTTAATGGGAGTTGACATAGGGCTTCGCCAATTAGCGGTTGCCAGTGTTAAAAACCCACATGGCAAAGAGATTAATCGCCAATTCTACAATGGTAAACAGGCAGGTTTTATCCGCAAAAAGTATCGTATGTTAAGAAAAAAACTGGGTCAATCTAAAAAAATTAAAGCTATTAAAAATATTAATGACAAAGAGCAGAGAAGGATGACTGATTTAAACCATAAAATTAGTCGCCAACTTATTAATCTGCTTTGCTGCGACGGTCCTGTGGGCCAAGTGTCTGCAGCGAGGCGAAAAAAGTGCCGAGCGTAA
- the tnpA gene encoding IS200/IS605 family transposase produces the protein MNTYKNTRHAKFLLNYHFIWIPKYRKHILDNPKIKQLTLDTINELADKHKFEVLATEIMPDHIHLFISALPKYSPSKLMNIIKGTTGGRISKHFPELNIKVSIWTRAYFVATAGNVSSETIQHYIENQR, from the coding sequence ATGAATACCTATAAAAACACAAGACATGCAAAGTTTCTTTTAAATTATCATTTTATATGGATTCCTAAATATAGAAAACATATTTTAGATAATCCTAAAATTAAACAATTAACCTTAGATACTATCAATGAATTAGCTGATAAGCATAAATTTGAAGTATTGGCTACTGAAATAATGCCAGATCATATACACCTTTTTATATCAGCTTTGCCTAAGTATTCTCCCAGTAAGCTAATGAATATCATTAAAGGTACTACTGGAGGGAGAATATCAAAGCACTTTCCAGAGTTGAATATTAAAGTTTCTATTTGGACTAGAGCATATTTTGTAGCTACTGCAGGTAATGTGAGTTCTGAAACTATCCAACACTACATTGAAAATCAAAGGTGA
- a CDS encoding SurA N-terminal domain-containing protein, translating into MKKFLVSFLLLTVLMVPMNVFAQDVDSDSKQEPKVVAVVNGEEITAQELAQNAKLNQILRQLSQVDQQLVKLLTNSEAGNKVLADLRKAKLDSLIDNTLLKQAVKDSDINLSQEEIDEIYNKQKSSILKQNKMDEKQFLSVLKKQGFENEAAYKNEFANNPQIKINKLIEKEVVDNIEVSEKEIKEAYEQNKDAFAQTGQDVSYEQIKPRLEQMLKQQKQNQAIKEYLEKLRDNAEVEIKI; encoded by the coding sequence ATGAAGAAGTTTTTAGTTTCATTTTTGTTGTTGACAGTTTTGATGGTTCCAATGAATGTCTTTGCTCAAGATGTTGATTCAGATTCCAAGCAAGAACCAAAAGTTGTGGCAGTTGTAAATGGGGAAGAAATTACTGCTCAAGAACTAGCTCAAAATGCAAAACTTAACCAAATTTTGCGTCAGCTAAGTCAGGTTGATCAGCAGTTGGTTAAACTTTTAACTAATTCTGAAGCTGGTAATAAAGTGCTTGCAGATTTACGCAAAGCTAAATTAGATAGTTTAATTGATAATACTTTACTTAAACAGGCTGTAAAAGATTCTGATATTAATTTAAGCCAAGAAGAAATAGATGAGATTTATAATAAACAGAAATCTTCTATTCTCAAACAGAACAAAATGGATGAAAAGCAATTTTTATCTGTACTTAAAAAACAGGGTTTTGAAAATGAAGCCGCTTATAAAAATGAATTTGCTAATAACCCTCAAATTAAAATCAATAAATTAATTGAAAAAGAAGTTGTAGATAATATTGAGGTTAGTGAAAAAGAAATCAAAGAGGCTTATGAGCAGAACAAAGATGCTTTTGCTCAAACTGGTCAAGATGTTTCTTATGAACAAATTAAGCCTAGATTAGAACAAATGTTAAAACAACAAAAGCAGAATCAAGCAATTAAGGAATATTTAGAAAAATTAAGAGATAATGCTGAAGTAGAAATTAAAATTTAA